A window from Myxococcus fulvus encodes these proteins:
- a CDS encoding RNA polymerase sigma factor: protein MHAAAIDLPPLTQLYNEHRARALAIARRIVGDADDAEDVVQDVFARLAWRSPGYGGRAAWTTWLHRVMVNSSINWLRARKRRERLSHDPSEPLSPERQAMGTQMERHFTAALEDINEQQRQVLYLREVRGLTYPEIARLLRIPEGTVKSTLHRARQRTFELLEERGQRP from the coding sequence ATGCACGCCGCCGCCATCGACCTTCCGCCCCTCACGCAGCTCTACAACGAGCACCGCGCCCGCGCGCTCGCCATCGCCCGCCGCATCGTCGGTGACGCGGATGACGCCGAGGATGTGGTGCAGGATGTCTTCGCCCGACTCGCCTGGAGGTCGCCCGGCTACGGCGGGCGCGCCGCATGGACCACGTGGCTCCACCGCGTCATGGTCAACAGCAGCATCAACTGGCTGCGAGCACGAAAGCGCCGCGAGCGCCTGAGCCACGACCCCTCCGAGCCCCTCTCGCCCGAGCGGCAGGCCATGGGCACACAGATGGAGCGTCACTTCACCGCCGCGCTCGAGGACATCAACGAGCAGCAGCGCCAGGTCCTCTACCTGCGCGAGGTCCGCGGCCTGACGTACCCCGAAATCGCGCGCCTCTTGCGCATCCCCGAGGGCACCGTGAAGAGCACCCTCCACCGCGCCCGGCAGCGCACCTTCGAGTTGCTCGAGGAGCGCGGCCAGCGCCCCTGA
- a CDS encoding sigma 54-interacting transcriptional regulator has product MPELVFFRRGEEVLRVGVDRARLVLGRGEQSDVAIPDPEVSRQQVALLWDGVECRVQDLSGKGTTVSGTSITEAALPDGADLALGQWRAVFRLSGGGEGADVATEVGHTTSIQARDAQSLRWLPAQVRVKQGPNETVHRLTGDSFTAGKDAGCDLVLQDRFASSKHLKVTRRDGTFHVVDLRSTNGTWLGPVRVFEAEVSLPTTLRVGETELVLEAAAAGNRKEPTSFHGIIGSDNAVKGLSDLIERVAPSTAAVTILGESGTGKELVARAIHQCSQRANRPLIPVNCAAISKELIESELFGHEKGSFTGAANARKGAFEEADGGTLFLDEIGELPLDLQAKLLRALESGEIKRVGASRPMHVDVRVVAATNLDLLAAAREGKFREDLYYRLCVIPLHLPPLRSRKGDLPALADHFVKQYSPRGQTVKLSTSAMDRLQNHTWPGNIRELRNVVHRALLLRKGPVIDANDLTFDQEMNKETGIAVPELPPGMTLEQMLEKLERQIVEAALRRYNNNRERVARELGVARSTLFKRLKDWGLTKQDEQE; this is encoded by the coding sequence ATGCCGGAGCTGGTGTTTTTTCGTCGTGGCGAGGAGGTGTTGAGGGTGGGTGTGGACCGGGCGAGGTTGGTGCTCGGTCGCGGCGAGCAGAGCGACGTCGCCATTCCGGACCCGGAGGTGAGCCGTCAGCAGGTCGCGCTGCTGTGGGACGGCGTGGAGTGCCGGGTGCAGGACCTGTCGGGCAAGGGCACCACGGTGTCCGGCACGTCCATCACCGAGGCGGCGCTGCCGGACGGCGCGGACCTGGCGCTGGGCCAGTGGCGCGCGGTGTTCCGGCTGAGCGGCGGTGGCGAGGGCGCGGATGTGGCCACCGAGGTGGGGCACACCACGTCCATCCAGGCGCGCGATGCGCAGTCCCTGCGCTGGCTGCCCGCCCAGGTGCGCGTGAAGCAGGGGCCCAACGAGACGGTGCACCGGCTCACGGGGGACAGCTTCACGGCGGGCAAGGACGCGGGGTGCGACCTGGTGCTCCAGGACCGCTTCGCCTCCAGCAAGCACCTGAAGGTGACGCGGCGGGACGGGACGTTCCACGTCGTGGACCTGCGCTCGACGAACGGCACGTGGCTGGGGCCGGTGCGGGTGTTCGAGGCGGAGGTGTCGTTGCCCACCACGCTGAGGGTGGGCGAGACGGAGCTGGTGCTCGAGGCGGCGGCGGCGGGCAACCGCAAGGAGCCGACGTCGTTCCACGGCATCATCGGGAGCGACAACGCGGTGAAGGGGTTGTCGGACCTCATCGAGCGGGTGGCGCCCTCCACGGCGGCGGTGACGATTCTGGGCGAGTCCGGCACGGGCAAGGAGCTGGTGGCGCGGGCCATCCACCAGTGCTCGCAGCGGGCCAACCGGCCGCTCATCCCCGTCAACTGCGCGGCCATCTCCAAGGAGCTCATCGAGAGCGAGCTGTTCGGCCACGAGAAGGGCTCGTTCACGGGCGCGGCGAACGCGCGCAAGGGCGCCTTCGAGGAGGCGGACGGCGGCACGCTGTTCCTGGATGAGATTGGCGAGCTGCCGCTGGACTTGCAGGCGAAGCTGCTGCGTGCGCTGGAGAGCGGGGAGATCAAGCGGGTGGGCGCCAGCCGGCCGATGCACGTGGACGTGCGGGTGGTGGCGGCGACGAACCTGGACCTGCTGGCCGCGGCGCGCGAGGGCAAGTTCCGCGAGGACCTGTACTACCGCCTCTGCGTGATTCCGTTGCACCTGCCGCCGCTGCGCAGCCGCAAGGGGGACTTGCCGGCGCTGGCGGACCACTTCGTGAAGCAGTACTCGCCGCGGGGGCAGACGGTGAAGCTGTCCACGTCCGCGATGGACCGGCTCCAGAACCACACGTGGCCGGGCAACATCCGCGAGCTGCGCAACGTGGTGCACCGGGCGCTGCTCTTGCGCAAGGGGCCGGTCATCGACGCGAACGATTTGACGTTCGACCAGGAGATGAACAAGGAGACGGGCATCGCGGTGCCCGAGCTGCCGCCGGGGATGACGCTGGAGCAGATGCTGGAGAAGCTCGAGCGGCAGATCGTCGAGGCGGCGCTGCGCCGGTACAACAACAACCGCGAGCGCGTGGCCCGCGAGCTGGGCGTGGCCCGCTCCACGTTGTTCAAGCGCCTGAAGGACTGGGGCCTGACGAAGCAGGACGAGCAGGAGTAG
- the gspN gene encoding type II secretion system protein GspN, with protein MSTDSKPARWKVILGYGAFALVAFILCLLLTFPYETVRARIINEAAQAGLAVRIGSLRPGLSGVTATNVRVSKPPQPLSADLLGKLISGEGLPGAAELGEAVIIDSLAVRPTLFPPGVAVRANAMGGTVTASVGLLGDSKVRADIDGLKASGGNLPGFLGVDLDGVINGTLALTLPKGKTPEPDLSLANGELTLDTQGLIIKGGKASIPMGGGNSMPMDLPQVALGALVGRINFDKGLGTVQELKLKGEDIEALATGTLKLGKRLEYSEPAMDVNLRLDPEAQKRLGLLAAGITIFPPDKKDPSFRAARLGGFLNRPTFLPRR; from the coding sequence ATGTCCACTGACTCCAAGCCCGCTCGTTGGAAGGTCATCCTGGGCTACGGCGCGTTCGCGCTCGTGGCCTTCATCCTCTGCCTGCTGCTCACCTTCCCGTACGAGACGGTGCGCGCGCGCATCATCAACGAGGCGGCGCAGGCGGGGCTGGCGGTGCGCATCGGCTCGCTGCGGCCGGGGCTGTCCGGCGTCACGGCCACCAACGTGCGGGTGAGCAAGCCGCCCCAGCCGTTGAGCGCGGACCTGCTCGGAAAGCTCATCAGCGGCGAGGGCCTGCCGGGCGCGGCGGAGCTGGGCGAGGCGGTCATCATCGACAGCCTGGCGGTGCGCCCCACCCTCTTCCCTCCGGGCGTGGCGGTGCGCGCCAACGCGATGGGCGGGACGGTGACGGCGTCGGTGGGGTTGCTGGGTGACTCGAAGGTGCGCGCGGACATCGACGGGCTGAAGGCCAGCGGCGGCAACCTGCCGGGCTTCCTCGGCGTGGACCTGGACGGCGTCATCAACGGCACGCTGGCCCTGACGCTGCCCAAGGGGAAGACCCCGGAGCCGGACCTGTCGCTGGCGAACGGCGAGCTGACGCTCGACACGCAGGGGCTCATCATCAAGGGCGGCAAGGCGTCCATCCCGATGGGGGGTGGAAACTCCATGCCCATGGACCTGCCGCAGGTGGCGCTCGGCGCGCTGGTGGGCCGCATCAACTTCGACAAGGGCCTGGGCACGGTGCAGGAGCTCAAGCTCAAGGGCGAGGACATCGAGGCGCTGGCCACGGGCACGCTGAAGCTGGGCAAGCGGCTGGAGTACAGCGAGCCGGCCATGGATGTGAACCTGCGGTTGGACCCGGAGGCGCAGAAGCGCCTGGGCCTGCTGGCGGCGGGCATCACCATCTTCCCCCCGGACAAGAAGGACCCGAGCTTCCGGGCGGCCAGGCTCGGCGGGTTCCTGAACCGGCCGACGTTCCTGCCCCGGCGGTAG
- the gspM gene encoding type II secretion system protein GspM codes for MARLQEALAPLQTWFERLSERERRMVTIAGVAVAVFVVFAVLMTFANSASGYRKRTEDKLAKLQEVQALAASFREAQASRQAVETQLTSSNVQLITYIEDKATAAGLQVPNMTPKGDVGIGDGKIMESSVELTFSDVDLRKLTDFMRTVESGPGVVKVKYLRIEPRPNDTLTAWTTVATYRMKQ; via the coding sequence ATGGCCAGACTTCAGGAAGCACTCGCGCCGTTGCAGACGTGGTTCGAGCGGCTCAGCGAGCGTGAGCGGCGCATGGTGACCATCGCCGGCGTGGCGGTGGCGGTGTTCGTGGTGTTCGCGGTGCTGATGACGTTCGCCAACAGCGCGTCCGGCTACAGGAAGCGCACCGAGGACAAGCTGGCGAAGCTCCAGGAGGTGCAGGCGCTGGCGGCCAGCTTCCGCGAGGCCCAGGCGTCGCGGCAGGCCGTGGAGACGCAGCTGACGTCCAGCAACGTGCAGCTGATTACCTACATCGAGGACAAGGCCACGGCGGCCGGGCTGCAGGTGCCGAACATGACGCCCAAGGGCGACGTGGGTATCGGCGACGGGAAGATCATGGAGAGCTCGGTGGAGCTGACGTTCTCCGACGTGGACCTGCGCAAGCTGACGGACTTCATGCGCACGGTGGAGAGCGGGCCGGGCGTGGTGAAGGTGAAGTACCTGCGCATCGAACCGAGGCCCAACGACACGCTGACGGCGTGGACGACGGTGGCCACCTACCGGATGAAGCAATAG
- the pilM gene encoding pilus assembly protein PilM produces MARILGLDLGSHAVKGVVLEARTKGHATRSYVEVRRAQEGERADTLRAAVTELLGKLPPGHADQVVVSLPGPALITHTLTLPFSDSKRIDATLPFEIGSQLPFDISEVVYDYQVVGQKDLEGKEKASDLLVGVVRTEELKALLEVLAELKLDPRVVTHPGLAYQNLLQQAAGLFEGANEGGAVAIVDMGHERTSVAIGTPGTGVRFARTFAGGGKDLSKALATEFQTSLAEAHHWKEQHGALASAAKGPDAERAAAAFTRGLQPVLRELRPTLKSFTARTRQQVGALVLCGGTARMPGLAEQLSRDLNLPVRVLALPADTSEAIAADEQPTAAQAYALALRGNATGARAPRFNYRRGALAFKGDFDYVKDKLGLLASFAATLLLLLIAFGVVRNSVLSRREAQVDAALCETTQRILGRCEKDYNRALNMLKGVESPAAALPRMSAVNLLAEVTEHVPKDIPVKFDRIQIDTERVILQGETDSSKQVDTLSNALRNHACFKEVKQGKVERTRDGQKVTFRLDVQVQCPGTEGGES; encoded by the coding sequence ATGGCCCGCATTCTTGGCCTCGATTTGGGCAGCCACGCCGTGAAGGGCGTGGTGCTGGAGGCGCGGACGAAGGGACACGCCACCCGGAGCTACGTGGAGGTGCGCCGCGCTCAGGAAGGCGAGCGCGCCGACACGCTGCGCGCCGCGGTGACGGAACTGCTCGGCAAGCTGCCGCCGGGCCACGCCGACCAGGTGGTGGTCTCCCTGCCCGGCCCCGCGCTCATCACCCACACGCTGACGCTGCCGTTCTCCGACAGCAAGCGCATCGACGCGACGCTGCCGTTCGAGATCGGCAGCCAGCTCCCGTTCGACATCTCCGAGGTCGTCTACGACTACCAGGTCGTCGGCCAGAAGGACCTGGAGGGCAAGGAGAAGGCGAGCGACCTGCTCGTCGGCGTGGTGCGCACCGAGGAGCTCAAGGCGCTGCTGGAGGTGCTGGCGGAGCTGAAGCTGGACCCGCGCGTCGTCACGCACCCGGGCCTCGCCTACCAGAACCTGCTCCAGCAGGCGGCGGGGCTCTTCGAGGGCGCGAACGAGGGCGGCGCGGTGGCCATCGTGGACATGGGCCACGAGCGCACGTCGGTGGCCATCGGCACGCCGGGCACGGGCGTCCGCTTCGCGCGCACGTTCGCCGGCGGCGGCAAGGATTTGAGCAAGGCCCTGGCCACGGAGTTCCAGACGTCGCTGGCGGAGGCGCACCACTGGAAGGAGCAGCACGGGGCGCTGGCCAGCGCGGCGAAGGGGCCGGACGCGGAGCGCGCGGCGGCGGCCTTCACCCGGGGGCTCCAGCCCGTCCTCCGCGAGCTGCGGCCCACGCTGAAGTCCTTCACCGCGCGCACCCGTCAGCAGGTGGGCGCGCTGGTGCTGTGTGGCGGCACTGCGCGGATGCCCGGGCTCGCGGAGCAGCTCTCCAGGGACTTGAACCTGCCGGTGCGCGTGCTGGCGCTGCCCGCGGACACGTCGGAGGCGATCGCCGCCGACGAGCAGCCGACGGCAGCGCAGGCGTACGCGCTCGCGCTGCGAGGCAACGCGACGGGCGCGCGCGCACCGCGCTTCAACTACCGACGGGGCGCGCTCGCCTTCAAGGGCGACTTCGACTACGTGAAGGACAAGCTGGGGCTCTTGGCGTCCTTCGCGGCGACGCTGCTGCTGCTCCTCATCGCCTTCGGCGTGGTGCGCAACTCGGTGCTGTCACGGCGCGAGGCACAGGTGGACGCGGCGCTGTGCGAGACGACGCAGCGGATTTTGGGGCGGTGCGAGAAGGACTACAACCGCGCGCTCAACATGCTCAAGGGCGTGGAGAGCCCCGCGGCGGCGCTGCCGCGCATGTCCGCGGTCAACCTCCTGGCGGAGGTCACCGAGCACGTCCCCAAGGACATCCCGGTGAAGTTCGACCGCATCCAGATTGATACCGAGCGCGTCATCCTCCAGGGGGAGACGGACTCCTCCAAGCAGGTGGACACGCTGTCCAACGCGCTCAGGAACCACGCCTGCTTCAAGGAAGTGAAGCAGGGCAAGGTGGAGCGCACGCGGGACGGACAGAAGGTGACGTTCCGCCTGGACGTCCAGGTGCAGTGCCCCGGGACGGAAGGGGGGGAGAGCTAG
- a CDS encoding general secretion pathway protein GspK — MPLPFPKQTSRRRPKPVAPRSAAASERRSRGVALIIAVVSIALLTIIATEFAYNSRVDLQLAANQRDEVRAYYMARSGVALSRLLLRFQKQVDATPIPNPASLLSGFLGGNVGAQGNTPQPSSLNLQLWRMARVDCHMLKGLVKSEGLENGKEDAPPLDPVDEDDGNFRMDGEEDPASKEMSAQMTRRSFGGFEGCFLSTISDEEEKLNVHRLMAGAGDALPTALRMLDMLEDKRFEFLWERDDANKVRSNPQDVMLAIKDYADDDETGSAINRNDPVNPMPSGFSDEGSPYSRYEPSYEPKNARFDSVDELYRVHGVNDQFMSAFRDRLTVYPDINSRPNINTDDPVMMGLAIMSVADPARPDPRLRDPVFLNELITRIRSARMFSFFGMAVQDFVAVVESAGIVVNPAVKSNVAGNRLIGDKSQTFTIKSVGEAGSVQKTLTAVVRLDDTLGKLLYWREE, encoded by the coding sequence ATGCCCCTGCCCTTCCCCAAGCAGACGTCCCGGCGACGTCCCAAGCCTGTCGCGCCGCGCTCCGCGGCCGCGAGCGAGCGGCGCTCGCGCGGCGTGGCGCTCATCATCGCGGTGGTGTCCATCGCGCTGCTCACCATCATCGCCACCGAGTTCGCGTACAACAGCCGCGTGGACCTGCAGCTCGCCGCCAACCAGCGCGACGAGGTCCGCGCGTACTACATGGCGCGCTCGGGCGTGGCGCTGTCGCGGCTGCTCCTGCGCTTCCAGAAGCAGGTGGACGCGACGCCCATCCCCAACCCCGCGTCGCTGCTGAGCGGCTTCTTGGGCGGCAACGTGGGCGCGCAGGGCAACACGCCCCAGCCCTCCAGCCTGAACCTCCAGCTGTGGCGCATGGCGCGCGTGGACTGCCACATGCTCAAGGGCCTGGTGAAGAGCGAGGGCCTGGAGAACGGCAAGGAGGACGCGCCGCCCCTGGACCCGGTGGACGAGGACGACGGGAACTTCCGCATGGACGGCGAGGAGGACCCGGCGTCGAAGGAGATGTCGGCGCAGATGACGCGCCGCTCGTTCGGCGGCTTCGAGGGGTGCTTCCTGTCCACCATCTCCGACGAGGAGGAGAAGCTCAACGTGCACCGGCTGATGGCGGGCGCCGGCGACGCGCTGCCCACCGCGCTGCGCATGCTGGACATGCTCGAGGACAAGCGCTTCGAGTTCCTGTGGGAGCGCGACGACGCGAACAAGGTCCGCAGCAATCCGCAGGACGTGATGCTGGCCATCAAGGACTACGCGGACGACGACGAGACGGGCTCGGCCATCAACCGCAATGACCCGGTCAACCCCATGCCGTCCGGCTTCTCCGACGAGGGCTCGCCCTACAGCCGGTACGAGCCGAGCTACGAGCCGAAGAACGCGCGGTTCGACAGCGTCGACGAGCTGTACCGGGTGCACGGGGTGAATGACCAGTTCATGTCGGCCTTCCGTGACAGGCTCACGGTGTATCCGGACATCAACTCACGGCCCAACATCAACACGGACGACCCGGTGATGATGGGGCTGGCCATCATGTCGGTGGCGGACCCGGCGAGGCCGGACCCGCGGCTGAGGGACCCGGTGTTCCTCAACGAGCTCATCACCCGCATCCGCTCGGCGCGCATGTTCAGCTTCTTCGGCATGGCGGTGCAGGACTTCGTGGCGGTGGTGGAGAGCGCCGGCATCGTGGTGAATCCGGCCGTGAAGTCCAACGTGGCGGGCAACCGCCTCATCGGCGACAAGAGTCAGACGTTCACCATCAAATCCGTGGGAGAGGCGGGCAGCGTGCAGAAGACGCTGACCGCGGTGGTCCGGCTGGACGACACGCTGGGCAAGCTCCTGTACTGGAGAGAGGAATAG
- a CDS encoding type II secretion system protein GspJ, which produces MTRRARGFTLMEVMVAVAITALMGTVVAMAFQTGLTAKETVEADADRYRQLRVAMNRMSRELGSAYVSDRFDLKRFRDQQDRPSNFVGESDRLLFTTFAHQRLYTDVKESDQAVVEYFVDASDDKTARGRQDLKRRVNPNVDDRMDRGGTTDVLLEGVKKLEFEYWNSERKEWDDEWDTRRPEQKSILPTRVRVTVTAVDETGKEARYSTQTRIMLNTELPRY; this is translated from the coding sequence ATGACCCGGCGCGCGCGCGGCTTCACGCTGATGGAGGTCATGGTGGCGGTGGCCATCACCGCCCTGATGGGCACGGTGGTGGCCATGGCCTTCCAGACGGGCCTGACGGCGAAGGAGACGGTGGAGGCGGACGCGGACCGCTACCGGCAGCTGCGGGTGGCGATGAACCGCATGTCGCGGGAGCTCGGCTCCGCGTACGTCAGCGACCGGTTCGACCTGAAGCGCTTCCGGGACCAGCAGGACCGGCCCAGCAACTTCGTGGGGGAGAGCGACCGGCTCCTGTTCACGACGTTCGCGCACCAGCGGCTGTACACGGACGTGAAGGAGTCCGACCAGGCGGTGGTGGAGTACTTCGTGGACGCGTCCGACGACAAGACGGCGCGCGGGCGGCAGGACCTCAAGCGCCGGGTCAACCCCAACGTGGATGACCGCATGGACCGGGGCGGCACGACGGACGTGCTGCTGGAGGGCGTGAAGAAGCTGGAGTTCGAGTACTGGAACTCGGAGCGCAAGGAGTGGGATGACGAGTGGGACACCCGGCGCCCGGAGCAGAAGAGCATCCTGCCCACGCGCGTGCGGGTGACGGTGACGGCGGTGGACGAGACGGGCAAGGAAGCGCGCTACAGCACCCAGACGCGCATCATGTTGAACACGGAGCTGCCGAGGTACTGA
- a CDS encoding type IV pilus modification PilV family protein: protein MRQARGFTLLEVVVALAILGLALMAIFDLNAGAVSNHVYTKRLTVASLLARSKMTDVEQQLYDDGFTPDDDEESGDFSDEGWPQFKWKARIIAPKLDGVSPDQLIGALFNLPIGGDSSDPMSGIASLFGGGGGGDKDGKGGSSGPQPAGGGLGGAAMGMAQPMFTQMVQQLTQTVREVHLTVYWQEGTQLESIDLVTHVVSLGPGSDRNGGFTPNAGGQTPGADNQWVDPDSPGMIVQNPIPGPNGVMLHPQTRKPLMRRSEWLNRANGGQQGGRGAGGGILPPGMGGGRPQIPNLGGGLMRNDR, encoded by the coding sequence ATGAGACAGGCCCGAGGCTTCACGCTGCTGGAGGTCGTGGTGGCGCTGGCCATCCTCGGCCTCGCGCTGATGGCCATCTTCGACCTCAACGCCGGCGCGGTGTCCAACCACGTCTACACCAAGCGCCTCACGGTGGCCTCGCTGCTGGCGCGCTCGAAGATGACGGACGTGGAGCAGCAGCTCTACGACGACGGCTTCACGCCCGACGACGACGAGGAGTCCGGCGACTTCTCCGACGAGGGCTGGCCCCAGTTCAAGTGGAAGGCGCGCATCATCGCGCCCAAGCTGGACGGCGTGTCGCCCGACCAGCTCATCGGCGCGCTCTTCAACCTGCCCATCGGCGGGGACTCGAGCGACCCGATGAGCGGCATCGCCAGCCTCTTCGGCGGCGGTGGCGGCGGCGACAAGGATGGCAAGGGCGGCTCCAGCGGTCCGCAGCCCGCCGGCGGCGGCCTGGGCGGCGCGGCCATGGGCATGGCGCAGCCCATGTTCACGCAGATGGTCCAGCAGCTCACCCAGACGGTGCGCGAGGTGCACCTCACGGTGTACTGGCAGGAGGGCACGCAGCTGGAGAGCATCGACCTGGTGACGCACGTGGTGTCGCTCGGGCCGGGCTCGGACAGGAACGGCGGCTTCACGCCCAACGCCGGTGGCCAGACGCCGGGCGCGGACAACCAGTGGGTGGACCCGGACAGCCCCGGGATGATCGTCCAGAACCCCATCCCCGGCCCCAACGGCGTCATGCTGCATCCGCAGACGCGCAAGCCGCTGATGCGCCGCTCGGAGTGGCTCAACCGGGCCAACGGCGGCCAGCAGGGCGGCCGTGGCGCGGGCGGCGGCATCCTCCCGCCCGGCATGGGCGGCGGGCGTCCGCAGATTCCGAACCTGGGCGGCGGCCTGATGAGGAACGACCGATGA
- a CDS encoding prepilin-type N-terminal cleavage/methylation domain-containing protein gives MTRSTATRRRHERGLTLIEISIAIIIVAMLFSAAVMGIGSLTGAKAKGAAGELAGTIRSLYDSAALRGKTCRLVFEIPEAKEEKATRYHAECAESGVTTARDRDTALRDENSERDRARRSNRSGSGNGQERRSYVASAGETVSAQDLMEAEKQRVESQSRFSSFTSEEIPPRELPSDVRVSVWTRQQREAVDSGVAYLYFFPQGYTEKAYVYLSQGDNIWTLDVSPLTGKVNIVGEALEVPR, from the coding sequence ATGACGCGAAGCACGGCGACACGGCGGCGCCACGAGCGCGGCCTGACGCTCATCGAGATCTCCATCGCCATCATCATCGTCGCGATGCTGTTCTCCGCGGCGGTGATGGGCATCGGCTCGCTCACCGGCGCCAAGGCCAAGGGCGCGGCCGGCGAGCTGGCCGGCACCATCCGCTCGCTCTACGACTCGGCGGCGCTGCGCGGCAAGACGTGCCGGCTGGTGTTCGAGATTCCGGAGGCCAAGGAGGAGAAGGCCACGCGCTACCACGCCGAGTGCGCGGAGAGCGGCGTGACGACGGCGAGGGACCGCGACACCGCCCTGCGCGACGAGAACTCCGAGAGGGACCGGGCCCGGCGCTCCAACCGGAGCGGCTCCGGCAACGGGCAGGAGCGGCGCAGCTACGTGGCCTCGGCCGGGGAGACGGTCAGCGCGCAGGACCTGATGGAGGCGGAGAAGCAGCGCGTGGAGAGCCAGTCGCGCTTCTCGTCCTTCACGTCGGAGGAGATTCCGCCGCGCGAGCTGCCGTCGGACGTGCGCGTGTCGGTGTGGACGCGCCAGCAGCGCGAGGCCGTGGACAGCGGCGTCGCGTATCTCTACTTCTTCCCGCAGGGCTACACGGAGAAGGCCTACGTGTACCTGAGCCAGGGCGACAACATCTGGACGCTAGACGTGTCCCCGCTCACCGGCAAGGTGAACATCGTGGGCGAGGCGCTGGAGGTGCCGCGATGA
- a CDS encoding type II secretion system protein GspG, whose product MNEQNAVTSPTSSPAGGARPNRSGQLILGGIFLVATVLAFALVYATEDRTLAPQQRRARTEIRKLEGMFKAHHRLMGHFPSREEGFTPLIESKLIEGVPNDPWGHPYVYWMDGKSGAVISLGADGKQGGAGLDADLSSGGVLADWGQP is encoded by the coding sequence ATGAACGAGCAGAACGCAGTGACATCCCCGACGTCCTCACCCGCGGGGGGCGCCCGTCCGAACCGGTCGGGCCAGCTCATCCTGGGCGGCATCTTCCTGGTGGCCACGGTGCTGGCGTTCGCCCTCGTCTACGCGACGGAGGACCGCACGCTGGCCCCCCAGCAGCGCCGCGCCCGGACGGAGATCCGCAAGCTGGAGGGCATGTTCAAGGCGCACCACCGGCTGATGGGCCACTTCCCCTCCAGGGAAGAGGGCTTCACCCCGCTCATCGAGTCGAAGCTCATCGAGGGTGTGCCCAATGATCCATGGGGCCACCCGTACGTCTACTGGATGGACGGCAAGAGCGGCGCCGTCATCTCCCTGGGCGCGGACGGCAAGCAGGGCGGCGCGGGGTTGGACGCGGACCTGAGCAGCGGAGGCGTGCTGGCGGACTGGGGGCAGCCATGA
- the gspG gene encoding type II secretion system major pseudopilin GspG, translating into MNQTTQNTQQQRRRRNRRGMTLIEIMVVITILGLIAAAVGVAVIPQLEAARRDRASLDIKNIQGALKLYYTKKGKYPDTSAGLNALVETQSLESMPKDPWNNDYVYLNEGGKPVIISYGADGTAGGEGNDADISSADGAATK; encoded by the coding sequence ATGAACCAGACGACCCAGAACACCCAGCAGCAGCGCCGCCGCCGCAACCGCCGGGGCATGACGCTCATCGAAATCATGGTGGTCATCACCATCCTCGGCCTCATCGCCGCCGCCGTCGGCGTGGCGGTGATTCCCCAGCTCGAGGCGGCCCGTCGGGACCGGGCCTCCCTGGACATCAAGAACATCCAGGGTGCGCTGAAGCTCTACTACACGAAGAAGGGCAAGTACCCGGACACGTCGGCGGGCCTCAACGCGCTGGTGGAGACGCAGTCGCTGGAGTCGATGCCGAAGGACCCGTGGAACAACGACTACGTGTACCTCAACGAGGGCGGCAAGCCCGTCATCATCTCCTACGGCGCGGACGGCACGGCCGGCGGTGAGGGCAACGACGCGGACATCTCGTCCGCGGACGGGGCCGCCACCAAGTGA